In one Prosthecobacter debontii genomic region, the following are encoded:
- a CDS encoding glycosyltransferase family 4 protein, which translates to MHYAVPRIFSEAGILSTLYTDICGTSGLGRLMSHLPHKLMPGGVRRLVARQVSGVPADQVVTFDRLGMAYWWSLRCARTPREIAQAHLQAGQELQEAVIRHGIDGTDAVYSFNSAGLEVMKFARAHHMRTFHEQTIAPVVVQTSLLKAEYARWRGWEIEPPYEEFYRPFEENEKAEWELADTILCGSEFVREGIAQAGGPVERAVVVPYGVNMTVDPAILDQRSLREPGPLRVLTVGTVGLRKGSPYVMEVARKLQGRADFRMAGPIDLTPDGASKLAEYVTLLGIVPRSEMAAQFSWADVFLLPSICEGSATATYEALAWGLPVVTTPNTGSPVVHDQNGYVVPIRDVERLVDALERLRDQDLRRKMGTLAISDSKKLNVSAYGHRLVEAIKS; encoded by the coding sequence ATGCACTACGCCGTGCCTCGAATTTTTTCTGAGGCCGGAATTCTCAGCACTCTCTACACTGATATCTGCGGGACATCAGGTCTTGGCCGATTGATGTCGCACCTTCCTCATAAGCTGATGCCCGGTGGGGTTAGACGTTTAGTCGCTCGACAGGTATCTGGGGTGCCCGCAGATCAAGTGGTAACTTTCGATCGGCTCGGCATGGCATATTGGTGGAGCTTACGCTGCGCCCGCACGCCGCGAGAGATCGCTCAGGCACATCTCCAGGCGGGTCAGGAATTGCAAGAAGCTGTCATCCGTCATGGCATAGATGGCACGGATGCGGTCTACTCCTTCAATTCAGCAGGGCTCGAAGTGATGAAGTTTGCCCGTGCTCACCATATGCGCACGTTCCATGAACAGACGATCGCACCCGTTGTCGTGCAGACTTCGCTATTGAAGGCGGAATATGCACGTTGGCGAGGCTGGGAGATTGAACCTCCATATGAGGAGTTTTACCGACCCTTCGAAGAGAACGAAAAGGCTGAGTGGGAACTCGCGGATACCATCCTATGTGGATCCGAATTCGTTCGTGAGGGAATCGCTCAAGCGGGTGGCCCTGTGGAACGTGCTGTCGTTGTACCTTACGGAGTGAATATGACGGTTGATCCGGCGATTTTGGATCAACGATCTCTGCGAGAACCGGGACCGCTTCGGGTGCTGACAGTCGGCACCGTAGGTTTACGCAAAGGCTCACCCTATGTTATGGAAGTGGCCAGAAAGCTCCAAGGACGTGCCGACTTTCGAATGGCGGGTCCGATCGACCTCACTCCGGATGGGGCGAGTAAGCTGGCCGAGTATGTAACGCTCTTGGGTATCGTTCCCCGTAGCGAAATGGCTGCGCAGTTTTCTTGGGCGGATGTCTTTTTGCTGCCCAGCATTTGTGAAGGTTCTGCAACGGCAACTTATGAAGCGCTGGCGTGGGGATTGCCCGTGGTCACGACTCCGAATACTGGCAGCCCTGTTGTTCATGATCAAAATGGATATGTGGTGCCAATTCGGGACGTCGAGCGTTTGGTTGACGCCTTG